The Thermoproteota archaeon genomic interval TGGCCGCCATCATCTGCTGCCTACCTACGGAATTTATAGCCCCCCTGAATATCTGGGACTGGAAGGCGCCGCTCCTCAAACCCAAGGCGAATGTGGCGGACAGAAAAGCGCTCTTGAAGATGGGGACTATGCCTGCCATGCCGAAGTGGAAGAGAAGCATTATCACCAGTACGGGAATCCCCCTCATGACGCTTATGTAAGCATCGGCCGCGTGTCCTAGGCCATAAGGGGAAAACTGCTTGACTATTGCTGTTGGTATGCCGAGGGCGAAACCTAGGGCGAATGAGAGGAAAGAAATCGCTAGGGTGTTGGGTACTCCTTGGAGTAAAAAAAGGAAGTTCTCGAGGGTGAACAAAGCCTGACCTCCCTCAACTTACCTGCCTCTCTCAGCCCTTGGGCACGCCCCACTTGCTGGCTATCTCGTCGATCTTGGCGTTGGCATACATCTCGGCTAGGATACCGTCGATCTCCTTCATCAGGTCGATGGCATCCTTGTGAAGCACGAAGGCCACAGGCCAGTAGCTCCTGCTGTACACGACCTTCAGCGGAATCTCGGAGGTAGAGTTCCAGTAGGTGGTGATCGGGGTCTCCGCGTATACGGCATCTATGGTTCCCTTCTTCATGTCCTCCAAAGCCACCTCGAAGTCAGGGTACGACTTTACCTGTGATGACTTCAGCTTACCCTGCTTCACCAGCTGGAGCAGCTCATCCTCCTCGGTGGTCCCGCTACCTGTTCCTATCACCAAGTTGTACTTGAATGCCTCTTCAAGCGAACCTAGCGTGGTTATGCCCAGCTCCTTGGCCCTAGGCTCTAGCATTATGAGCTGCACCTTGGTTATGTGGATCGGCATGGTGAACAGGACCTCCTTCAACCTCTCAGGAGTTACAGAAAAGCCGCTAACCCCCATGTCGACCTCCTTGTTCTTGACCGCTTGGATTATAGCGTCGAAGTCCATGGGCTTCCACTCAACCCTGACTCCGAGCTTCTTAGCAACTTCTTCCATTATGTCGACCTCGTAACCCACTATTTTGTTGGTCTTGGGATCTATGAACTCGAACGGTGGCCAGTCTGGAGAGGTGGCCACGACTATCTTGCCTCTCTTCTTTATCTCCGCTAGCACTCCCCCTGGCGCAGCTCCAGCCTGTGTTACCGTCTTCGTAACGGTCTGAGTAACGGTCTTCGCCCCAGGAGCGCCCTGAGTGATGGTGTTCGTAACCGTGACCGTCTTAACCTCGGCTGGGGCGCTCGGCTTCGCAACGTAGCCCACCGCGGCACCTATTATGAAGGCCACAATCAGACCTATAGCTAAAACTCCCTTGGAATCCATAAGAACACCTCCTTTTGTTTTTGGACGAACCGCTCTAATATTAAGCTTCCGCATTTATCTCAGGTCCTCTGATAAATTAAGATTATTGCAAATCGGTACGACGTTGGAAATCGTGGAAAAAGGACGTGGTGACGCGATAGAACCTCTTAATTGTTCCTGTGAGAGAAATAACTGAATTTACGCTTATCATCGACTGGAAATTCTACAATGAGTCAGCATGTCATCGCAACTGAACATATTTATTCTCGGTCAGGTATGAAGAGGAGATGCCGGACATCTTCGATGTAATGGCGGAACGTAGGTCCGTTAGAAGGTATTCCGGTGAGGATGTGAACGAAGAGGACTTGAACCTGATACTGGAGGCTGCATGCTCCGCTCCTTCAGCTGGTAATCTTCAGGCATACGAGATAGTCGTGGTGAGGGATAGAGAGAGGAGGGTTAGGCTGGCCAGGGCATCCCTAAATCAGATGTTCATGGCCCAAGCACCAGTGCACTTGGTCTTCCTAGCCTACCCCGAGAGGTCGGCAGCCATTTACGGGAGGAGAGGGGCTAGGCTCTACTCGCTGCAGGACGCCACCATAGCTGCCACATTCGCTATGCTTGCAGCCCACGCTTTGGGCTACGGGACCTGTTGGGTGGGAGCATTTCGCGATCAGGATGTGTTGAGAATAGTGAGGGCTCCCAGAAACAGGATTCCAGTGGCCATAATCACTGTGGGGAAACCCGAGGGGATGGAACATACCACCCCTCGCCTCAAGATGGAGTCCTTCGTCTTCGAGGAGGTTCACGGTAGGCCCTTCAATCACATAACCGTGATGAGGAAGTTGATCAGACCGGGTTGCTGATGAGGAGTGAGTTAACCTCAGGAATGTTTAATTGTAGGAAACTTACCATTACACTGGATGTTCGACTGGGAGGAGTACAGGAGGTGGATCGCTCAGGCGGAGCACACGCTCAGGTCAATTGAAGCAGATATCAGGAACGGTAGCTTCGACTGGGCGTGTTTCAAGGCTCAACAGGCTGCCGAACTAGCCCTCAAGGCCCTCCTGAGGGGGGCTGGGAGGGAGGCCTTCGGCCACGATCTCAGGAAGCTACACGAAGAGTTCAAGGAGATATGCGGCTCCGACTTCGAGGGGGAGGTCCTTCACTTGAGTAAGTTCTACATACCGGCCAGATATCCTGATGCCTTCCCTGGAGGATCTCCCTACGAATTCTTCAGCTTGAGGGATGCCGAAACTGCCCTTGATATGGCGAGGAGGGTTCTGGAGGGGGTGAAGAGGTGTGCATCGAGGATTGAGGAAATTGCTGGAGAGGAGG includes:
- a CDS encoding amino acid ABC transporter permease; its protein translation is MFTLENFLFLLQGVPNTLAISFLSFALGFALGIPTAIVKQFSPYGLGHAADAYISVMRGIPVLVIMLLFHFGMAGIVPIFKSAFLSATFALGLRSGAFQSQIFRGAINSVGRQQMMAATSLGMNRWQAFRYVILPQAFIVALPGLGSEIALLIKDSSYAFVLGVLELTKYSDIVRKATRSFLYPYLIAAILYILITFPVANYLDRLGSRLKTKYGLR
- a CDS encoding ABC transporter substrate-binding protein — its product is MDSKGVLAIGLIVAFIIGAAVGYVAKPSAPAEVKTVTVTNTITQGAPGAKTVTQTVTKTVTQAGAAPGGVLAEIKKRGKIVVATSPDWPPFEFIDPKTNKIVGYEVDIMEEVAKKLGVRVEWKPMDFDAIIQAVKNKEVDMGVSGFSVTPERLKEVLFTMPIHITKVQLIMLEPRAKELGITTLGSLEEAFKYNLVIGTGSGTTEEDELLQLVKQGKLKSSQVKSYPDFEVALEDMKKGTIDAVYAETPITTYWNSTSEIPLKVVYSRSYWPVAFVLHKDAIDLMKEIDGILAEMYANAKIDEIASKWGVPKG
- a CDS encoding nitroreductase family protein — its product is MPDIFDVMAERRSVRRYSGEDVNEEDLNLILEAACSAPSAGNLQAYEIVVVRDRERRVRLARASLNQMFMAQAPVHLVFLAYPERSAAIYGRRGARLYSLQDATIAATFAMLAAHALGYGTCWVGAFRDQDVLRIVRAPRNRIPVAIITVGKPEGMEHTTPRLKMESFVFEEVHGRPFNHITVMRKLIRPGC
- a CDS encoding HEPN domain-containing protein; translated protein: MFDWEEYRRWIAQAEHTLRSIEADIRNGSFDWACFKAQQAAELALKALLRGAGREAFGHDLRKLHEEFKEICGSDFEGEVLHLSKFYIPARYPDAFPGGSPYEFFSLRDAETALDMARRVLEGVKRCASRIEEIAGEEER